A single Mercenaria mercenaria strain notata chromosome 9, MADL_Memer_1, whole genome shotgun sequence DNA region contains:
- the LOC123547978 gene encoding uncharacterized protein LOC123547978 produces the protein MASYKRKQPKQKSFAQHARDLDSSIDDVLVDECMVLLAFIARLLQNNIFINEEFIPVGSCTDGSKVNLPGDFGDIDILVIPNHIILNESDFEYDRNYPAFLRIRINKCNEKYFKYITQFMNGKYLPNSVLKDIPERLFPILKLLLIVETWPQETKYWEEYILPRSSSVGQEHSRIYPEEFDLLDHLPPRSDRLKQEEKRFMKNVLIHGVNKGMQYLFKIRRAQNKSCWKCSDNFGHQPGEGLSDGSAKFQYKWSDECVNDELNYHVSTENSVPIFRKSYHMNERYGYKQKTIEESKTFEESVHAIHPKSTKAGVRMSNTENEPHQEEMKNEKFSRMASKDFVPAFKFKGWPRTAEEWIYRPRKWPSKLIIRKILDTGFQVVAKRPRPLYIANECSGKQDPYFRLSFALSEQILANDMKKPQKVCWRVLKAYQKGFLQTKTKILTSYHWKNALLWVSEQLDASFWTDQTVLECVLKALEFVEACLKSKQFPFYFVRNMNLLAGFHGSDLDELQIKIQQIRQHPLIHLRNFIEIPPSPEPFTFSDKEYHNAMTDDLIARRYVSSIAETVDIILDQSLNCCDTCHSSERQTDQNMHPRRIVYALMHTISNLTHDKDEDEALPKTFVTAMEEFAFQKEVNSLHPTYAN, from the coding sequence atgGCGTCATATAAACGGAAACAGCCGAAACAGAAAAGTTTTGCACAACATGCTCGAGATTTAGATTCAAGTATTGATGATGTCCTTGTAGATGAGTGTATGGTATTACTTGCCTTTATTGCACGACTCCTTCAGaataatatctttataaatgagGAATTTATTCCGGTTGGTAGCTGCACTGATGGATCTAAAGTGAATCTTCCAGGTGATTTTGGGGACATTGATATACTGGTTATACCTAATCATATTATTCTGAATGAATCGGACTTCGAATATGACCGAAACTACCCAGCTTTCCTGCGTATCAGAATAAATAAgtgtaatgaaaaatatttcaaatatatcacaCAGTTTATGAATGGAAAATACTTGCCGAATTCCGTTTTAAAAGATATTCCTGAGAGATTGTTCCCGAtattaaaattgcttttaatCGTGGAAACGTGGCCGCAAGAGACAAAGTACTGGGAGGAATACATTTTACCAAGATCGTCATCTGTTGGACAAGAACATTCTAGAATATACCCAGAAGAATTTGATTTACTTGATCATTTACCTCCAAGATCAGATAGACTTAAACAAGAAGAGAAACGCTTCATGAAAAACGTTCTTATTCACGGTGTGAACaaaggaatgcaatatttatttaagaTTCGAAGGGCCCAAAATAAAAGCTGCTGGAAATGTTCCGATAATTTTGGTCATCAGCCAGGTGAAGGCCTGTCTGATGGCAGTGcaaaatttcagtataaatggTCTGATGAATGTGTTAACGATGAACTAAATTACCACGTCAGTACTGAAAATAGTGTTCCCATATTCAGAAAAAGCTATCATATGAATGAACGGTATGgttataaacaaaaaacaatcgAGGAATCAAAAACATTCGAGGAATCGGTACATGCAATACATCCTAAAAGTACTAAAGCAGGTGTAAGAATGTCAAACACAGAGAATGAACCACAtcaagaagaaatgaaaaatgaaaaattctctAGAATGGCGTCCAAAGACTTTGTTCCGGCCTTTAAGTTTAAAGGATGGCCACGCACAGCGGAGGAATGGATTTACCGTCCGCGTAAATGGCCTTCAAAGCTGATAATTCGGAAAATATTAGATACTGGTTTCCAAGTTGTAGCGAAACGACCAAGACCACTTTACATCGCGAACGAATGTAGTGGCAAACAAGATCCGTATTTCAGACTTTCGTTTGCGTTATCAGAGCAGATACTAgcaaatgatatgaaaaaacCTCAAAAAGTCTGCTGGAGGGTACTTAAAGCGTACCAGAAAGGGTTTCTgcaaacaaaaactaaaattctCACCTCGTATCACTGGAAAAACGCACTTCTTTGGGTGAGTGAACAGCTTGATGCAAGTTTTTGGACCGATCAAACTGTGCTTGAATGTGTTCTAAAAGCACTCGAATTTGTTGAAGCATGTCTAAAGTCAAAACAATTCCCATTCTACTTCGTAAGAAATATGAATCTGCTCGCTGGCTTTCACGGCTCTGATCTCGACGAGTTACAAATTAAAATCCAGCAGATACGACAACATCCTCTTATTCATCTGCGGAATTTCATTGAAATACCACCGAGCCCAGAACCTTTTACATTTAGTGATAAGGAGTATCATAACGCGATGACAGATGACTTAATAGCAAGACGATATGTTAGCTCTATAGCTGAAACTGTTGATATTATCTTAGATCAATCCTTAAACTGTTGTGATACGTGTCATAGTTCAGAGAGGCAAACTGACCAGAATATGCATCCACGGAGAATAGTCTACGCACTTATGCACACCATATCCAACTTGACTCATGATAAAGATGAAGACGAGGCTCTTCCAAAAACTTTCGTGACAGCTATGGAAGAGTTTGCCTTTCAAAAAGAGGTCAATTCATTGCATCCAACTTACGCAAATTGA
- the LOC123547974 gene encoding uncharacterized protein LOC123547974 isoform X1, which yields MPKESTGCFAWIVSFKQSCDERWARFRNRLRRRFYARRGQRIDPSTIVNETGTRDMVISKSPYKTNKVLPENLVAPKTTVTEYSVAVGSVAATGLDDVFEKLVGEYVSGIIIKAVDTLRLERWTPLSSTNVTVDNSADRVSLSSSIVSQIADIAVAESLSNILLDTNINQSAIRKTIKEFMVQKSLELLAEKFATNLLSVNDC from the exons ATGCCTAAAGAAAGCACTGGGTGTTTTGCGTGGATTGTGAGCTTCAAGCAATCATGCGACGAACGG tgGGCAAGATTCAGAAATCGACTCCGCCGACGATTTTATGCTCGGAGAGGTCAGAGAATAGACCCATCAACAATTGTAAACGAAACTGGTACCAGAGACATGGTTATCAGTAAAAGTCCTTACAAGACAAACAAAGTACTACCAGAAAACTTAGTAGCTCCAAAGACAACAGTGACAG aatattCTGTAGCTGTAGGAAGTGTAGCAGCTACAGGACTTGATGACGTCTTTGAAAAACTAG TCGGAGAATACGTTTCCGGTATTATAATCAAAGCTGTAGACACTTTGAGGCTGGAGAGGTGGACCCCGCTGAGCAGCACAAATGTCACTGTAGATAACTCTGCAGACAGAGTATCTTTGTCGTCCAGTATCGTTAGCC AAATCGCCGACATAGCGGTGGCAGAAAGCCTATCTAATATTTTGTTAGACACAAACATAAACCAGTCCGCCATTCGCAAAACTATCAAAGAATTTATGG TGCAGAAGTCTTTGGAATTGTTGGCGGAGAAGTTTGCGACCAACCTACTGTCAGTGAATGat tgttGA
- the LOC123547974 gene encoding uncharacterized protein LOC123547974 isoform X2 has protein sequence MPKESTGCFAWIVSFKQSCDERWARFRNRLRRRFYARRGQRIDPSTIVNETGTRDMVISKSPYKTNKVLPENLVAPKTTVTEYSVAVGSVAATGLDDVFEKLVGEYVSGIIIKAVDTLRLERWTPLSSTNVTVDNSADRVSLSSSIVSQIADIAVAESLSNILLDTNINQSAIRKTIKEFMEVFGIVGGEVCDQPTVSE, from the exons ATGCCTAAAGAAAGCACTGGGTGTTTTGCGTGGATTGTGAGCTTCAAGCAATCATGCGACGAACGG tgGGCAAGATTCAGAAATCGACTCCGCCGACGATTTTATGCTCGGAGAGGTCAGAGAATAGACCCATCAACAATTGTAAACGAAACTGGTACCAGAGACATGGTTATCAGTAAAAGTCCTTACAAGACAAACAAAGTACTACCAGAAAACTTAGTAGCTCCAAAGACAACAGTGACAG aatattCTGTAGCTGTAGGAAGTGTAGCAGCTACAGGACTTGATGACGTCTTTGAAAAACTAG TCGGAGAATACGTTTCCGGTATTATAATCAAAGCTGTAGACACTTTGAGGCTGGAGAGGTGGACCCCGCTGAGCAGCACAAATGTCACTGTAGATAACTCTGCAGACAGAGTATCTTTGTCGTCCAGTATCGTTAGCC AAATCGCCGACATAGCGGTGGCAGAAAGCCTATCTAATATTTTGTTAGACACAAACATAAACCAGTCCGCCATTCGCAAAACTATCAAAGAATTTATGG AAGTCTTTGGAATTGTTGGCGGAGAAGTTTGCGACCAACCTACTGTCAGTGAATGa
- the LOC128559513 gene encoding uncharacterized protein LOC128559513, which produces MPNERTGYFTWIVSFKQSCNERWARFRNRLRRRFYARRGQRIDPSTIVNETGTRDMVISKSPNKTNKVLPENLAAPKTTVTECSVDVGSVSTTGLDDSFEKLVGEYVSGIIIKAVDTLRLERWTPMGSTNVTVDNSADRISLSSSIVSQIADIAVAESLSNILLDTNINQSAIRKTIKEFMVQKSLELLAEKFAVNLLPVNDC; this is translated from the exons ATGCCTAACGAAAGAACGGGGTATTTTACGTGGATTGTGAGCTTCAAGCAATCATGCAACGAACGG TGGGCAAGATTCAGAAATCGACTCCGCCGACGATTTTATGCTCGGAGAGGTCAGAGAATAGACCCATCAACAATTGTAAACGAGACTGGTACCAGAGACATGGTTATCAGTAAAAGTCCTAACAAGACAAACAAAGTGCTACCAGAAAACTTAGCAGCTCCAAAGACAACCGTGACAG aatgttcTGTAGATGTAGGAAGTGTATCAACTACAGGACTTGATGACAGCTTTGAAAAACTAG TCGGAGAATACGTGTCCGGTATTATAATCAAAGCTGTAGACACTTTGAGGCTGGAGAGGTGGACCCCAATGGGCAGCACAAATGTAACTGTAGATAATTCTGCAGACAGAATTTCTTTGTCGTCCAGTATCGTTAGCC AAATCGCCGACATAGCGGTGGCAGAAAGCCTATCTAATATTTTATTAGACACAAACATAAACCAGTCCGCCATTCGCAAAACTATCAAAGAATTTATGG TGCAGAAGTCTTTGGAATTGTTGGCGGAGAAGTTTGCGGTCAACCTGCTGCCAGTGAATGAT tgttGA